Proteins encoded within one genomic window of Suricata suricatta isolate VVHF042 chromosome 17, meerkat_22Aug2017_6uvM2_HiC, whole genome shotgun sequence:
- the COPZ2 gene encoding coatomer subunit zeta-2: MGIAPTRGQQWNICLGVEQALELASCSPGANGALPWCQLQEPSLYTIKAVFILDNDGHRLLAKYYDDTFPSLKEQMAFEKNVFNKTSRTDSEIAFCGGMTIVYKSSIDLFLYVVGSSHENELMLMSVLTCLFESLNHVLRKNMEKRWLLENMDGAFLVLDEIVDGGVILESDPQQVIQKVNFRADDSSLTEQSVAQVLQSAKEQIKWSLLK, translated from the exons ATGGGCATAGCGCCCACCCGAGGCCAGCAGTGGAACATCTGCCTGGGAGTGGAGCAGGCACTGGAGTTGGCCAGTTGTAGCCCAG GAGCCAACGGAGCTCTCCCCTGGTGTCAGTTGCAGGAACCTTCTCTCTACACCATCAAGGCTGTTTTCATCCTAGATAATGACGGACATCGCCTCCTGGCCAAG TATTATGATGATACATTCCCCTCCTTGAAGGAGCAGATGGCCTTTGAGAAAAATGTCTTCAACAAGACCAGCCGGACTGACA GTGAGATTGCATTTTGCGGGGGCATGACCATCGTCTACAAGAGCAGCATTGACCTCTTCCTGTATGTCGTGGGCTCCTCCCACGAGAATGAG CTGATGCTCATGTCGGTTCTCACCTGCCTGTTTGAGTCCCTGAACCATGTCTTAAG GAAGAACATGGAGAAGCGCTGGCTGCTGGAGAACATGGACGGAGCCTTCTTGGTGCTGGACGAGATTGTGGATGGCGG TGTGATTCTGGAGAGTGACCCCCAGCAAGTGATCCAGAAGGTGAATTTTAGG GCAGATGACAGCAGCCTGACTGAACAGAGTGTGGCCCAG GTTCTTCAGTCTGCCAAGGAACAAATTAAATGGTCGTTACTGAAATGA